A single region of the Thermococcus sp. Bubb.Bath genome encodes:
- a CDS encoding M55 family metallopeptidase, with translation MRAFISVDLEGLPYVTSPLHLRPGTPLYDEAREIATEVVNIAAEVLYSNGFDEITVADSHGPMVNVIPSKLPEYVELVRGYPRPISMVSGVEGSDVALFLGYHAKSGTGRASFDHTYSSATIDWIKVNGVEVSEFLLNAYVLGKKGIPVVLVAGDRVLLEGDVKVHAPWAVRVPLKDSISRYSSKSPSMAQVRARLTAGITEASIKFSEGEMKSLTTEEPVNVEIRFLGSHMADTAELLPFAERLDGKRVAFQVETVEDAYRVIQLLSVAAYGTSSLVG, from the coding sequence ATGAGGGCGTTCATCTCGGTAGACCTTGAGGGGTTGCCCTACGTGACCTCTCCGCTCCACCTCCGGCCGGGGACTCCGCTCTACGATGAAGCGAGGGAGATAGCCACCGAGGTCGTTAACATTGCCGCTGAAGTCCTCTACAGCAACGGCTTCGATGAGATAACCGTTGCCGACAGCCACGGGCCAATGGTGAACGTAATACCCTCAAAACTTCCGGAGTACGTGGAACTCGTTAGGGGCTATCCCCGACCTATTAGCATGGTTAGCGGGGTGGAGGGGAGCGATGTTGCACTTTTCCTGGGTTATCACGCGAAATCAGGAACAGGAAGAGCATCCTTCGACCACACGTACAGCAGTGCCACGATAGACTGGATAAAGGTAAACGGCGTAGAAGTCAGCGAGTTTCTCCTGAACGCCTACGTCCTCGGGAAAAAGGGAATTCCAGTTGTCCTCGTGGCGGGGGATAGAGTTCTCCTGGAGGGGGACGTGAAGGTTCATGCCCCCTGGGCGGTGAGGGTACCGCTGAAAGATTCCATTTCAAGGTACTCTTCGAAGAGCCCCAGCATGGCTCAGGTTAGAGCTCGCCTGACCGCGGGGATAACAGAAGCCTCGATAAAGTTCAGCGAGGGTGAGATGAAGTCCCTAACCACGGAAGAACCCGTTAACGTCGAAATCCGTTTCCTTGGAAGTCACATGGCGGACACCGCTGAGCTCCTTCCCTTTGCTGAGAGGCTCGACGGGAAGAGGGTGGCCTTTCAGGTGGAGACGGTCGAGGATGCTTACAGGGTAATCCAGCTCCTCTCGGTAGCGGCCTACGGAACGTCCTCCTTAGTGGGATGA
- a CDS encoding prenyltransferase — protein sequence MLTSEIIDTVEVIRDPYLRATTYAKIGERLAKVKDAKFKLVFLKAIETTKEIEDPVKMLRALLSIGYSMKKAGLNTSKKLYLRVVEDSKAFPSPVRDDLMALAARYMLGLGEISEAVMYAVEIKNQELRDSILLQIIRRNTSLIGTERVKVAYRIRKSKMALEHVSSEPYRSKAIIEIMKSYFLMGSYENGIGAIKEINVKEWAKQAFKEALFFLKERDVIEKHVPALKALAKELVEKFGDDFKVELAIAFAIAGEPVEAADLLRKFGDGNAMVETALKLVDVAPRALPSFIRVLNSKEAAEVGRAVMNHFLERPDDGDWETIRAIWERSKGEEVRVKIARYSLVRGDVEGAMKVAEVIKDERLRSVVLADIAHRLLKMGDVSKAVDVALGVRDPRFSSILVAEILLNALDREISEKVVVNGKAKDYDAKGI from the coding sequence TTGCTAACCTCTGAAATAATCGATACTGTTGAAGTCATACGCGATCCTTACCTCCGGGCAACGACCTATGCTAAAATTGGAGAGCGTCTCGCAAAGGTGAAGGACGCGAAGTTCAAACTTGTTTTTCTCAAGGCCATTGAGACGACCAAGGAAATCGAAGACCCAGTTAAGATGCTTAGGGCTCTTCTTTCAATAGGTTACTCGATGAAAAAAGCCGGACTAAACACATCGAAAAAACTTTACCTTAGGGTTGTTGAGGATTCCAAGGCATTTCCCTCTCCCGTGCGTGACGATCTCATGGCCCTCGCCGCCAGGTACATGTTGGGCCTCGGCGAGATAAGCGAAGCGGTTATGTACGCTGTAGAGATAAAGAACCAGGAGCTCAGGGACAGCATTCTCCTTCAGATCATCCGCAGAAACACCTCTCTTATAGGAACGGAGCGCGTTAAGGTTGCATACAGAATAAGAAAGAGCAAAATGGCGCTGGAGCATGTATCCTCCGAACCCTACCGTTCCAAGGCAATAATTGAGATAATGAAATCCTACTTCCTCATGGGGAGTTACGAGAACGGGATTGGGGCTATCAAGGAGATTAACGTAAAGGAATGGGCAAAGCAGGCTTTCAAAGAGGCCCTCTTCTTCCTGAAGGAGAGGGATGTCATTGAAAAGCACGTCCCGGCTTTGAAGGCCCTCGCAAAGGAACTCGTTGAGAAGTTTGGGGACGATTTCAAGGTCGAACTGGCGATAGCGTTTGCCATTGCGGGTGAGCCTGTCGAGGCCGCTGATCTTTTGAGAAAGTTCGGGGACGGCAACGCCATGGTGGAAACTGCCCTCAAGCTTGTGGACGTTGCTCCCAGGGCCCTGCCATCGTTCATCCGCGTTCTGAACTCCAAAGAGGCCGCAGAGGTTGGCCGCGCAGTTATGAACCACTTTTTGGAGAGGCCCGACGACGGGGACTGGGAGACTATACGGGCTATATGGGAGCGCTCGAAGGGCGAAGAAGTTCGTGTTAAGATAGCTAGGTATTCCCTTGTCAGGGGTGACGTGGAGGGTGCCATGAAGGTCGCGGAGGTCATAAAAGACGAACGCCTGCGCTCGGTCGTCCTGGCGGACATCGCCCACCGGCTACTTAAGATGGGTGACGTCTCAAAGGCAGTTGACGTTGCCCTCGGTGTGAGGGATCCGCGGTTCTCTTCCATCCTCGTGGCTGAGATACTCCTGAACGCCCTCGACAGGGAGATAAGCGAGAAGGTGGTCGTTAATGGAAAGGCTAAGGATTATGATGCGAAGGGAATCTAA
- a CDS encoding CoA-binding protein yields MVMKMPVDRLSDEEVRKILTKYRKIALVGASPKPERDSNDVMWYLLERGYEVYPVNPRYEEVLGKKCYSNVLEIPNEVEIVDLSVRPEFTMDYVEQAIKKGAKVVWFQFNTYNWAAFKKAKEAGLTVVAHRCMKQEHERLIG; encoded by the coding sequence ATGGTAATGAAGATGCCAGTTGACAGGTTAAGTGATGAGGAAGTTAGGAAAATACTGACGAAATACCGGAAGATCGCCCTTGTCGGGGCATCACCAAAGCCGGAGCGCGACTCCAACGATGTCATGTGGTATCTCCTTGAGCGCGGCTACGAGGTCTATCCCGTGAACCCGCGCTATGAGGAAGTTCTTGGGAAGAAATGCTATTCGAACGTCCTTGAAATCCCGAATGAAGTCGAAATCGTTGACCTATCCGTGAGACCTGAGTTTACGATGGACTACGTAGAGCAGGCGATAAAGAAGGGCGCGAAAGTGGTCTGGTTCCAGTTCAATACCTACAACTGGGCGGCGTTCAAGAAGGCGAAAGAAGCTGGCCTTACAGTCGTCGCTCACCGCTGTATGAAGCAGGAACACGAGAGGCTTATCGGGTGA
- a CDS encoding immunoglobulin-like domain-containing protein, with protein MKIVKVPGNERFGVIPYGTPPQVELDIDVTPRKGELVLRISNPNTVKVEITNEVELYEYLGFWHRRDPGIVFVERRIVLVPGETVEQKLPVELPPGRYRIVKFAYVEGAKVRVEKEFTVR; from the coding sequence ATGAAGATCGTTAAGGTTCCCGGGAACGAGAGGTTCGGCGTCATACCTTATGGCACCCCTCCTCAGGTTGAGCTTGACATCGATGTGACACCCAGGAAGGGTGAGCTGGTTCTCCGAATCTCCAACCCCAACACTGTCAAGGTGGAGATTACCAACGAAGTGGAGCTGTACGAGTATTTAGGTTTCTGGCATCGCAGGGATCCCGGAATTGTTTTCGTGGAGAGGAGAATCGTCCTTGTGCCCGGAGAAACTGTTGAGCAGAAGCTCCCGGTCGAGCTTCCCCCCGGCAGGTACAGAATCGTTAAATTCGCCTACGTCGAGGGGGCGAAGGTGAGGGTGGAGAAGGAATTCACCGTCCGTTAG
- a CDS encoding secondary thiamine-phosphate synthase enzyme YjbQ: MLFTIDVPTREGFQILDITDEVQKKVWEGKLKHGIVVVFTKHTTTGLMINEPEEGLLQDFKSKMKELVPKGADYLHDRIDHNAHSHLRASLLLNSELVIPVDEGELLLGTWQRILFVELDGPRHRRVLVMLCPCQEYPEE; this comes from the coding sequence ATGCTCTTCACGATAGATGTTCCCACGAGGGAAGGGTTCCAGATCCTGGACATAACGGATGAAGTCCAGAAGAAGGTCTGGGAGGGCAAGCTGAAGCACGGGATTGTCGTTGTGTTCACAAAGCACACCACAACCGGCCTCATGATAAACGAGCCTGAGGAAGGCCTCCTCCAGGATTTTAAGAGCAAGATGAAGGAACTCGTGCCGAAGGGTGCCGACTACCTCCACGATAGGATAGACCACAACGCCCACAGTCACCTCAGGGCCTCGCTTCTCCTGAACTCCGAGCTGGTAATCCCCGTTGACGAGGGGGAGCTCCTCCTTGGGACGTGGCAGAGAATACTGTTCGTCGAGCTCGACGGACCGAGGCACAGGAGGGTTCTCGTGATGCTCTGCCCCTGCCAGGAGTACCCGGAGGAGTGA
- a CDS encoding TRM11 family methyltransferase, with product MYAVIFGKNPVLSEAEFYSFAKRFSLKVKPMESSRYWLLFGSSPQVERYFYWLGGSLKLVRIVGEGEEALKDLEYAKLFTVSLYGRNDWQFWRKLGSEIKREFKEEGPAKFFKPAKTYSMPAELILKGFPEVKDFVFLFREDRSFLVGETIKVTDPFELKKLDVERPVQKPILSIPPRLARIMVNLTEIRKGSFLDPFCGIGTVVQEFVLQRLDAHGSDRDEEQIKAAKKNLTWLRKEFRLKNSAHLEVCDARKLKHCFRQRFDAIVTEPYLGKPLKGNPSRSEAIKLANELDRFYYPVFESFANVLKRNGRVVFVFPAYKLSGGRIYRKERKWLGKLGFEILGRYLDYEERHRVVRDIHVLRYRG from the coding sequence ATGTACGCAGTAATCTTTGGCAAGAATCCAGTCCTCAGCGAGGCAGAATTTTATTCGTTCGCCAAGAGATTCAGCCTAAAGGTTAAACCCATGGAGTCGAGCCGTTACTGGTTGTTATTCGGCTCTTCTCCCCAAGTTGAAAGGTACTTCTACTGGCTCGGCGGTTCTTTAAAGCTCGTCCGGATAGTCGGCGAGGGCGAGGAAGCTTTGAAAGACCTCGAGTACGCCAAGCTCTTCACGGTTAGCCTCTATGGGAGGAACGACTGGCAGTTCTGGAGGAAGCTCGGGAGCGAGATAAAGAGGGAGTTCAAAGAGGAGGGGCCCGCCAAGTTCTTCAAGCCTGCGAAGACCTACTCAATGCCAGCGGAGCTCATCCTGAAGGGTTTCCCTGAGGTCAAGGACTTCGTCTTCCTCTTCAGAGAAGACAGGAGCTTCCTCGTCGGAGAAACCATTAAGGTCACCGACCCCTTCGAGCTGAAGAAGCTCGACGTCGAGAGGCCTGTTCAGAAGCCCATCCTCTCAATCCCGCCCAGGCTCGCAAGGATAATGGTGAACCTGACGGAAATCCGAAAAGGGAGCTTTCTGGACCCGTTCTGCGGCATCGGAACGGTGGTTCAGGAGTTCGTCCTGCAGAGGCTGGATGCCCATGGGAGCGACCGCGACGAGGAGCAGATTAAGGCGGCAAAGAAGAACCTCACCTGGCTTAGGAAGGAGTTCAGGCTCAAGAACTCGGCCCATTTAGAAGTCTGCGACGCGAGAAAACTGAAGCACTGCTTCAGGCAGAGGTTCGACGCGATAGTCACCGAGCCGTACCTTGGAAAGCCCCTCAAGGGGAACCCTAGCAGGAGCGAAGCAATTAAACTCGCCAACGAGCTTGACCGCTTCTACTATCCGGTCTTCGAGAGCTTTGCCAACGTGCTGAAGAGGAACGGGAGGGTTGTTTTCGTCTTCCCAGCGTATAAGCTGAGTGGCGGTAGGATATACAGGAAGGAAAGGAAGTGGCTCGGAAAGCTCGGCTTTGAGATTCTTGGCAGATACCTTGACTACGAGGAGAGGCACAGGGTTGTCAGGGACATCCACGTGCTGCGGTACAGGGGATAA